In Gammaproteobacteria bacterium, the following are encoded in one genomic region:
- the ybgC gene encoding tol-pal system-associated acyl-CoA thioesterase — MKTTPADAVDKPFSWPVRVYYEDTDAGGVVYYANYLRFLERARTEWLRAAGVDQARLREEQGIIFVVADVQVEYLQPARLDDMLEVTVEIARSGRASLNFGQQVHRGDATLCRATVRAGCVGADDFRPRRLPQSLRGMLG, encoded by the coding sequence ATGAAGACGACTCCGGCTGACGCGGTGGATAAACCCTTTTCCTGGCCGGTGCGCGTTTACTATGAGGATACAGACGCCGGCGGCGTGGTCTATTACGCTAACTACCTGCGATTCCTGGAGCGTGCGCGTACCGAATGGTTGCGGGCCGCCGGGGTGGACCAGGCGCGGCTGCGCGAGGAACAGGGCATTATTTTCGTGGTCGCAGATGTACAGGTGGAATACCTGCAGCCTGCAAGGCTCGACGACATGCTGGAGGTAACCGTGGAAATCGCACGCAGCGGCCGTGCCAGCCTGAATTTCGGCCAGCAGGTACATCGTGGTGACGCAACGCTGTGTCGCGCAACGGTGCGGGCAGGATGTGTCGGGGCCGACGATTTCCGGCCGCGCCGGTTGCCGCAGTCGTTACGGGGGATGCTCGGCTGA